The sequence below is a genomic window from Microbacterium sp. SORGH_AS_0888.
GACGATCGCGACCGACGCCAGGGTCTGCGCGGTCTTCTGCGCGTGGTCGGAGAGCGCCTGACGCCACGCGTCGGGCTGCGAGAGCCAGGCAGATCCCAGCAGCTGCAGCGCGGTGGCGCGTTCCGCGCCCGTCAGCAGGCTCGGATCCTCGAGGACCGTGGCGAAGGCGCCGATCTGGTCCGAGGCGGCCTGCAGCGCGTGGACGGCATCGATCCGGTCCGCGGCGACCGTTCCATCGGTGGGGGTGAGGGTCTGCGCTGGTGCCGCCGCGAGCGCGGCCAGATCGATCGGCGTGACGCCGGCGGTTGCCAGGACATCGGTGATCGCCGCACGCAGCCCCGCGCGCGTGGGCGCGGAGGGACGGTCGACGACCACCAGCAGCGGGTTGCCGGCTGCCGAGGCCGTCGCCAACGCGAGCGTTCCGGCCGCCGTGGCGAGCGCGTTCCCGCGGGTCGCGGCATCCGTCGCCTCCGCCGCGTCGCGCAGCGCCGCCGAGATCGCCGAGTCGTAGACGAGCACGTCGGCACCCGCCGCCGTCACGCCGCGGGCGATCACGGTCGACTCGCCGCCGCCGGCCGCCGTCCCGGCGGAGGGCACGAGGGTGAGGGCGCCCGGTGCGGCTCGGGAGAGCGTGTCGACGGCCGCCGCCGAGGAGCTCCCGGTGACGGGCCAGTAGACGTTCGGCACCGCCGTCCCGATGTCGAGCAGTGTTGCGAGGTCGGGCACGGCGGCCGTCGGGGTGGTCGGCGTCGCGCTCGGCGCGGGCGTGGGCTCGGCGCGGAAGTTCGCGGGGTCGAGCGCCGAGGTGAGCGCGGTGGGCTGCAGCGGAGTGGGAAGGCCCGCCGCCAGCTGGGCGGAGACATCCGCATCGCCGAACTGGAGCGCGAAGCGGGAGTTGGGCAGCGACTCCAGCCGAGCGAGCCAGGCGGACGCGGAGGGAGGCGCCGTGGAGCCGAGCGCGCGGATCGCGGCGGGGATCGCCGGATCGATCGCGAGGATCGCCGGTGTGCCGCTGACGGCGTCGAGCTGCGCCGTCAGCTCCCCGTCGGCGGCGGTGAGCTCCGCGAGACGGCTCGCTGGCAGGAGCCCGGTCGTGAGCGCGTCGGCGGTGATGGGCACGATGACCCCGACCGCCGCGGGCGTGCCGGCGGGGACGACCACGACGCTGCGGGCGGAGAGCCCGCCGGCGGTCGCGGAGAGCGCGTACACGCCGGCAGCGCGTCCCGCGAGCGATGCGTCGTCGCCGGCCACCACGAAGGAGGCCGAGCTGGTGGCGCCCGCCGCCGCGGGCGCGAGCTCGGCCGTGGCGACGGGCGCGCTCGCCGGTGCCGTGCCGCCGCCGAGCCAGTCCTGCAGCGCAGCGCGGTCGGCCAGCGGCGCTGTCCCGAGCGACAGGCTCGCGGTGCCGCCGCCGATGCCGCCGCCCGTGCCGTTGGTCACGGTCAGCGTGGCCGTCAACGACGCGCCGGCCGGCACCACGCCGTTGCCGACCGGGGACAGGGTCGCCGTCACCTCGCCGCTCGGGGTGGCGCTCGGTGACGGCGTCGCGGCCGCGATGGCCGCGGTCGCCATCGCGGGACCGGCCAGCAGGGCGACCGTCGCGACGATCGCCAGAGCGCCTCGCCGGAGGCGCGTCGCGATTGTGCCCGCGTGGGCTGAGGTCGGGCTCATGCTGGTGGGAGTGGCGCGCGATGTGCGGGCGCGCTGCGAGAGATTCTACGGTGACGCCGCTGTGGGCCCGGTGAGGCGCGGCGTCGCGTCGACCGACGGTTGAATGGAGCCGTGGACCTTACCGCCGCCCCGCTCCTCGCCGCCGCGCTGACCGGCTACACGACCTCCGCGCTCGCGCGGCTGTGGGGGCCCGCCGCGGATGCCGCCCTCCGCCGCGGGGATGCGGCACCGGCCCGACGGGCGCTCGCCCGCCGGGAGAGGGTGAGGCCGCCGTGGCACGCCTCCTCTTCTTCGGCGACCGGGTTCCGCGCGGGGCGCTGGGATGGGATGCGGCGACCCTGCGCGCGGCGGAGGAGCTCGGCATCCTGCGCGCGGTGGGCGAGGAGGTCGTGCCCGAGCTGGTCCTGCGTCCGCAGACCCTCGGTCCGGCGGGGGTCGACGGCTGGATCGTGAGCGATCGCGACGAGATGGCCGGGGTGTCGCCGTTGCGTGCGGATCATGTGCTCGGCGTGGGCGGTGCCGGACGTACGCTCACCTCGTTGCTGCCGCGTGCCGGATCCGGGCTCGCGCTCGATCTCGGCTGCGGGTGCGGGATCATCGCCCTCGAGCTGCGCCTGCGCGGGTACCGCGTCGTCGCGACCGACGTGTCGGAACGCGCGCTGCGGATCACGGCGGTCAACGTCGCCCTCAACGGGCTGGACGGCGTCGAGACGCGGCACGGGAGCCTGTACGATCCCGTCGCCGATGAGCGGTTCGCGCTCATCGCGTCCAACCCGCCGTTCGTGGTCACTCCGCGACGCGCGGGCGTGACGCGCTACGAGTACCGCGACGGGGGCCGCTCCGGCGACGCGCTCATGGCCGAGGTCGTGGCGGGGCTCGCGGGGCATCTCGCCCCCGGTGGACAGGCGCGCGTGCTCGGCAACTGGGAGGGCGCCGCCGACCGCGTCGCCGGGTGGGCGTCCGGGGTGGGCACGTGGGTCGTCGAGCGGGAACGGATGGATCCGGCCGCCTACGCGCACCTGTGGATCCGCGACGGCGGCACCCTGCCGGGAAGCGCGGAGTACGACGACCTCCTCGCCGCCTGGCTCGACGACTTCGAGGACCGAGGAGTGTCGGAGCTCGGGATGGGGTGGGTCATCGTGACGGCATCGGACCCGGCACTGCGGCGCGTCGAGGCGGTGGGGCAGCAGGTCGGATCCGAGTGGCTCGGCGCCCACGTGGCCGCCGCGCTCGCGGTGCACGAGGGGCTCGAGCGGATGGATGACGTCGCACTCGCGGCATCCGCGTGCCGGGTGGCGCCGGACGTCACCGAGGCCCGGCACCATGTGCCCGGGGAGGAGGCGCCGTCGGTCATCGAGCTGCGCCAGGGCGGCGGGCTCGGGCGCACGGTCGCGGTCGATCCCGCGCTGGCGGCCGTCGTGGGCGCCTGTGACGGCGACCTGCCGCTCGGGGCCCTCATCGACGCCGTGGCGGATCTGCTCGAGGTCGGTGCGGCCGAGCTCCGGGCGGACATCCTCCCGCGCGTGCGCGAGCTGCTGTTCTGCGGCTTCCTCACGCTCGACTGAGCGGGGGCGTCCGTCGCCGCCGCTGATGTGCCCTCGCGCGGGCCGGATAGGCTCGAATCCGTGATCGACATGGCAGCGGGAGTGGCGCGACTGGGTGCGCTGGCGGCATCCCCCGTCGTCGAGACGCTCGGCCGGGCGTTCGCGGACGCAGGCCACGAGCTCGCGATCGTCGGCGGTCCCGTGCGTGACGCGCTGCGCGGCGTCGGCGCCCACGACCTCGACTTCACGACGGACGCGCGGCCCGACGACATCCTCGCGATCGTCACGCCGATCAGCTCCACGCAGTGGGACATCGGACGCGCGTTCGGGACGATCGGCGCGCGTGTGCGCGGCGAACAGGTCGAGATCACGACGTACCGGGCCGACAGCTACGACGGCGCGACGCGCAAGCCCACGGTCTCGTTCGGCGACAAGCTGGAAGAAGACCTGGTCAGAAGAGACTTCACCGTCAACTCCATGGCGCTGCGGATCCCCGGTCCGACCCTCGTCGACCCGACCGGCGGCGTCGAGGACCTCGTGCGGGGGGTGCTGCGCACCCCGGCCGAGCCCGCGATCAGCTTCGGCGACGACCCGCTGCGGATGCTGCGAGCCGCCCGGTTCGCCTCCCAGCTCGGGTTCGAGGTCGACCCGGATGCGCTCGCCGCCATGGCGGAGATGCGTGCGTCGCTGCGGATCGTGAGCCCGGAACGCGTGCAGGGCGAGCTCGTGCGACTGCTCGCGACCGATGATCCCGTGCGCGGACTCCGCCTGCTCGTGGAGACGGGACTCATCGACGAGTTCCTTCCCGAGATCCCCGCACTCCGGCTCGAGGTCGACGAGCACCACCACCACAAGGACGTCTACGAGCACTCGCTGACGGTGGTCCGACAGGCGATCGAGCTCGAACAGCGCCGGAACCCGGGCGCCGAGCCCGACGTCGCGCTGCGGCTCGCGGCGCTGCTGCACGACATCGGCAAGCCGGCGACCCGCCGCCTCGAGCCCGGGGGCGCCGTCACCTTCCACCACCACGACATCAAGGGTGCGCGGATGGCGCGCAAGCGCCTGCGCGAGCTGAGGTTCGATGCGGCCACGACGGATGCGGTCTGCCGCCTGATCGAGCTGCACCTGCGTTTCTTCGGCTATGCCGAGGGGGCGTGGACCGACTCGGCCGTGCGTCGATACGTGCGCGACGCCGGCGACGAGCTCGAGCGGCGGATGCACATCCTGACGCGGGCCGACGTCACGACGCGCAACAAGCGCAAGGCCGCCCGCCTCGCCGCCGCCTACGACGACATCGAACGCCGGATCGCGGAGCTCGCCGAGCAGGAGCAGCTCGATGCGCTGCGGCCCGAGCTCGATGGCAACCGCATCCAGGAGATCCTCGGGATCCCGCCCGGGCGCGAGGTCGGCGAGGCCTACCGGTTCCTCATGGACCTGCGGCTGGACGAGGGTGTGATCGGCCCCGAGGCCGCCGAGGAGCGCCTGCGCGCCTGGTGGGCTGCGCGCTCCTGACCGCGGCGGCGCATCGCCTCGACCGTGACGCGCGCCGGCCGCTGCCGGAGAGGACCGGGACGAGCGCTGCTCGCAGACCCCTGCCGGGAACCGTGCGCGGCACCTACACTGGGCGTATCCTCGTGTCGGCGCCGATAGGAGGGCCATGCCGTCATCGCCGTGGTCGTCATCGCGAGACGTTCCCGCCGCGGACTCGCGTCTCATGATCGAGCGCGCGCACGAGGAGTTCGTCCGCGGCAACGCCGACGACGCCCGTCTCGGCGATGTGCGCGGCGTCGTGCGCGACAGCTGGCGACGCTCGGTCGAGAGCCTCGTGGGCCCGGAGGGCCTCCCGCCCCTCGCGCTCACCCCGGAGCAGCTCGACCGGCTGCGCACCGACCATCCGCTCGCCGGCACGATCGACATGATCCGGCAGCTGCTGATCCCCGGCGATCCCGCGGAGTCGGGGGTCGTCGTCGCCGTGGGGGACGCGTCCGGACGCCTCCTGTGGGTGGAGGGAGACCGCCGCGTCCGTTCGCTGACCGGCGCGATGGGGTTCGTGCCCGGCGCCGACTGGGCCGAGGAGGCCGTCGGCACCTCGGCGCCGGGAACCGCGCTCGCGCTCGACCGTTCCGTCCAGATCCGCGGTGCCGAGCACTTCAACCGACTCGTGCAGCCCTGGTCGTGCACGGCTGCCCCCGTGCACGATCCCGAGACCCGCCGGGTGCTCGGCGTCATCGACGTCACGGGCGGCGACCAGGCCGTCACCCCGCAGGCGCAGCTGCTCGTCGACGCCACGGCACGGGCTGTGGAGGGGGAGCTGCTGCTCGCGCGGCTGCGGGCCCGGGCCGAGGCCCCCGCCCGACCGCGCCGCGCGCGTCCGCCGAAGTCGGAGCCCCTCCACGCGACGCTGCGCGTGCTCGGCCGCGACCGCGCGCTCCTGCACGTCACGGCCGACGGCGCGGAGAGCGTCTCCGAGGTCAGCGCCCGCCACGCGGAGCTGCTGCTCATGCTCGCGACGCATCGGCAGGGACTCTCCGCCGATCGACTGTGCGAGCTCGTGTACGGCGACGTCGACGCATCCGTCACCCTGCGCGCCGAGATGGTGCGGCTGCGGAAGGTGCTCGAGCGCCTCGCGCCGCCGCTCGTGCCGCAGTCCCGGCCGTATCGACTCGGCGCCGAGCTCGAGACGGATGCGCATCAGGTGCTGTCGCTGCTCGACCGCGGAGCCCACCGCGTCGCGCTCGCCTCGTATCGTGGGGCCGTGCTGCCGGACTCGGTGGCCCCCGGGGTCGAGGACTTCCGCGGGACGGTGCGCGCGGCGCTGCGCGAGGCGCTCATGAGCGAGGGCAGCGTCGACGTCCTCCTCGCCTACGCGGACACCGAGGCGGGCGCCGAGGACGCCGAGCTGCTGCGGCTGTGCCTCGGGATGCTCCCGGCCCGTTCGCCGCGTCGGGCCGGCCTGGTCGCCCGCATCGAGCGCCTCGAGGCCTGACCCCGCCTTTACCGCGAGACCAGTCCTGCGCGCCGAGTCCGGTGGTTTTCCCGCCGGTCTCGGCGGCGCGGACTGGTCTCGCGGCGGGAGGGAGAGGGCGCAACGTGATGCAACCTGGGACGGCCTACCGTGACGGCATCCGATGCGGTGTTGGCGCCGCAGTCCATGGAACGTCGAAGGAGACTCACATGACCATCGTCGAAGAAGGCGTCTCGAGCGTCTACGCCGCCCCGGGCCAGCGCGGCTCCGTCGCCGAGTACCGCCCCCGCTACGGCCACTACATCGGCGGCGAGTTCGTCGAGCCCATCAAGGGGCAGTACTTCGAGAACATCACGCCCGTCACCGGCAAGCCCTTCACCGAGGTCGGACGCGGCACCGTGGAGGACATCGACCGCGCCGTCGACGTCGCCTGGAAGGCGTTCGAGTCGTGGAAGCGGACGACGCCCGCCGAGCGCGCCGTGATCCTCAACAAGATCGCTGACCGGATCGAGCAGAACCTCGAGAAGATCGCCGTCGCCGAGACCTGGGAGAACGGCAAGCCCGTTCGCGAGACCCTGGCAGCCGACATCCCCCTCGCCGTGGACCACTTCCGCTACTTCGCCGGCGTCCTGCGCGCCCAGGAGGGCACGCTCAGCCAGATCGACGAGGACACCGTCGCCTACCACTTCCACGAGCCGCTGGGCGTGGTCGGC
It includes:
- a CDS encoding GAF domain-containing protein, coding for MPSSPWSSSRDVPAADSRLMIERAHEEFVRGNADDARLGDVRGVVRDSWRRSVESLVGPEGLPPLALTPEQLDRLRTDHPLAGTIDMIRQLLIPGDPAESGVVVAVGDASGRLLWVEGDRRVRSLTGAMGFVPGADWAEEAVGTSAPGTALALDRSVQIRGAEHFNRLVQPWSCTAAPVHDPETRRVLGVIDVTGGDQAVTPQAQLLVDATARAVEGELLLARLRARAEAPARPRRARPPKSEPLHATLRVLGRDRALLHVTADGAESVSEVSARHAELLLMLATHRQGLSADRLCELVYGDVDASVTLRAEMVRLRKVLERLAPPLVPQSRPYRLGAELETDAHQVLSLLDRGAHRVALASYRGAVLPDSVAPGVEDFRGTVRAALREALMSEGSVDVLLAYADTEAGAEDAELLRLCLGMLPARSPRRAGLVARIERLEA
- a CDS encoding CCA tRNA nucleotidyltransferase → MIDMAAGVARLGALAASPVVETLGRAFADAGHELAIVGGPVRDALRGVGAHDLDFTTDARPDDILAIVTPISSTQWDIGRAFGTIGARVRGEQVEITTYRADSYDGATRKPTVSFGDKLEEDLVRRDFTVNSMALRIPGPTLVDPTGGVEDLVRGVLRTPAEPAISFGDDPLRMLRAARFASQLGFEVDPDALAAMAEMRASLRIVSPERVQGELVRLLATDDPVRGLRLLVETGLIDEFLPEIPALRLEVDEHHHHKDVYEHSLTVVRQAIELEQRRNPGAEPDVALRLAALLHDIGKPATRRLEPGGAVTFHHHDIKGARMARKRLRELRFDAATTDAVCRLIELHLRFFGYAEGAWTDSAVRRYVRDAGDELERRMHILTRADVTTRNKRKAARLAAAYDDIERRIAELAEQEQLDALRPELDGNRIQEILGIPPGREVGEAYRFLMDLRLDEGVIGPEAAEERLRAWWAARS
- a CDS encoding methyltransferase → MARLLFFGDRVPRGALGWDAATLRAAEELGILRAVGEEVVPELVLRPQTLGPAGVDGWIVSDRDEMAGVSPLRADHVLGVGGAGRTLTSLLPRAGSGLALDLGCGCGIIALELRLRGYRVVATDVSERALRITAVNVALNGLDGVETRHGSLYDPVADERFALIASNPPFVVTPRRAGVTRYEYRDGGRSGDALMAEVVAGLAGHLAPGGQARVLGNWEGAADRVAGWASGVGTWVVERERMDPAAYAHLWIRDGGTLPGSAEYDDLLAAWLDDFEDRGVSELGMGWVIVTASDPALRRVEAVGQQVGSEWLGAHVAAALAVHEGLERMDDVALAASACRVAPDVTEARHHVPGEEAPSVIELRQGGGLGRTVAVDPALAAVVGACDGDLPLGALIDAVADLLEVGAAELRADILPRVRELLFCGFLTLD
- a CDS encoding DUF6049 family protein, which produces MSPTSAHAGTIATRLRRGALAIVATVALLAGPAMATAAIAAATPSPSATPSGEVTATLSPVGNGVVPAGASLTATLTVTNGTGGGIGGGTASLSLGTAPLADRAALQDWLGGGTAPASAPVATAELAPAAAGATSSASFVVAGDDASLAGRAAGVYALSATAGGLSARSVVVVPAGTPAAVGVIVPITADALTTGLLPASRLAELTAADGELTAQLDAVSGTPAILAIDPAIPAAIRALGSTAPPSASAWLARLESLPNSRFALQFGDADVSAQLAAGLPTPLQPTALTSALDPANFRAEPTPAPSATPTTPTAAVPDLATLLDIGTAVPNVYWPVTGSSSAAAVDTLSRAAPGALTLVPSAGTAAGGGESTVIARGVTAAGADVLVYDSAISAALRDAAEATDAATRGNALATAAGTLALATASAAGNPLLVVVDRPSAPTRAGLRAAITDVLATAGVTPIDLAALAAAPAQTLTPTDGTVAADRIDAVHALQAASDQIGAFATVLEDPSLLTGAERATALQLLGSAWLSQPDAWRQALSDHAQKTAQTLASVAIVQPTSVNLLSADATLPVWIHNELPYPVNVVLVSAPDSLRLAVERETPITASAATSAGASNTSAKVPVRARIANGEVRIGLSLRSPAGVPIGTAQHMDVNVRADWEKYGLVLLAVLVAGFLTAGVVRTVRRRRRAAADRPIDGEDTP